Below is a window of bacterium DNA.
TGAAGGAATTGAAAGGCGGACCGAAGACACGGACGACGCGGAAGGGACTTTCGGTTCTCTCGACGGGGCCTACGGGCTTTCCTATGGGCGCACGGTCCTGGATCAGCTCTCCCTGGGTTTGGGAATGACGTTCGTGCGCCAATCGATAGACAGCGAATCCGCGGCCGTTCCGACGGGAACCGTGGGCGCTCTGTGGAAGACCCCAATTTCTTTCTTGACCCTGGGGACCGCGGTTCGTAACATAGGGGGGTCAATTGACTTCGTGGAGGAAGGAGACCCGTTACCCATGACTGTTGCGTTTGGAGTCGCTGGACGATTTTTGAAAGATCGTTTGTTGTGTACCACCGAGGTCCGTGCGGTCCGTCACGAGTCCCCGGCCTTGGGTGTGGGTGTGGAAGTCTCCCCACGCCTTTATAAAAACGCGGTGGGGCATCTGCGCGCGGGCTATCGTTCGGACGTGCAGGACGTTTCCGACGCCACCGGCGCTTCCCTAGGATTGGGGTTTTCTTTTCCGCGGTGGGGATTTGACGCCACCTGGGCGCCCTACGGCGTCCTGGGCGATACGTTTCGTTACGCCTTCCGCTTTTCGTTCTAGAATGCCACGCGTTAAACTCCCCGTAGGCCTGGGCCGCCGTGCCCTTCTTGTGGCGTCACTCTCCGACGCCGCTACGCTCCGGACGGACGCACATCGTGCCGAGAAAGACGGGGCCGACCTTTTGGAAGTCCGCGCGGACCTCTTCCCCAAAACTCTTCTGAAACCCGAACGGTTTCAACGAACACTCCGAGCCCTTCGACGTGAAACCCGTCAACCGATTTTGTTAACGCTGCGGATGGGCGAAGAAGGGGCGGGCTATCCGTTAAGTTTCGGGAAGTGGATCGCTTGGGACTTTTTCGCGCGGCCCTGACCGAAGTGGACGGTGTGGATGTTGAATTGGCCGCCGTGGAAATCAACCGCCATGTGGTGTTTGAAGCCCACAAACGGGGCCGCTTTGTGATTCTTTCGGCTCACGATTTTAAACGAACCCCCAGCAACGTGGCCCTGGCGGGGTTCGTGCGCAAAGCGAAGAAGCTTGGGGGGGATGTTTTGAAAGTGGCGGCAAAACCTCTCGGACGAAAAGATGTGGATCGGCTGATGGATTTTTGTTCCCGCTCGTCTTTTCGTCGCCGAGCCTTTATCGCCATGGGCCCCCTGGGCCTCGCCTCACGTCTGGAAGGGTTTCGCCAAGGCTCCCTGCTGACCTACGGCTATATCCGTCGCCCTCTCGCCCCAGGCCAATGGCCCATCAAACGCCTGGCCGCCACCTTAAAAAAACCCGCTACCTCAGGTTTGGTTCCGCTCTAACCTTTTGGAGTTCCGGTTCCAATTGGAGGGTGGTGTGGGTGATGCGAAATTTTTCCCGCAGGGGCGTGTTGATCGCTTCCAGGAGCGCCCCGGTGTTGGCCATCGTTTCAGGGAGAACCTTCAGGTGGGCGGACAAGGAGGTCAGGTGGGAACAGAGTCCCCACAGGTGAAGGTCCGCCACGCGCACCACACCGGAACACCCCGAATGGAGGCTTCCACCTCACTCAATCGAAGATGCCGCGGCACCCCTTCCAATAACAGATTAAACCCCTCCCGCAAAAGCCTTCCCGCGTTTAGCAAAATGATTCCCGCGATCCCCAGGCCCACGAGCGGGTCCACCCAAAACCATCCGGTCCCATAAATAACTAACGCGCCCAGCACCACACCCAAACTCGC
It encodes the following:
- a CDS encoding PorV/PorQ family protein — protein: MKGMIRTLSLGAVLTFIAGSLWAGGKAGTTGAAFLKIGAGARAAAMGNTFTAVADDADASIWNPAGLTQLSRPQITAAHTQWIQGGQHDSWAYAHPTKGGTFAASVVTLAYEGIERRTEDTDDAEGTFGSLDGAYGLSYGRTVLDQLSLGLGMTFVRQSIDSESAAVPTGTVGALWKTPISFLTLGTAVRNIGGSIDFVEEGDPLPMTVAFGVAGRFLKDRLLCTTEVRAVRHESPALGVGVEVSPRLYKNAVGHLRAGYRSDVQDVSDATGASLGLGFSFPRWGFDATWAPYGVLGDTFRYAFRFSF
- a CDS encoding type I 3-dehydroquinate dehydratase codes for the protein MPRVKLPVGLGRRALLVASLSDAATLRTDAHRAEKDGADLLEVRADLFPKTLLKPERFQRTLRALRRETRQPILLTLRMGEEGAGYPLSFGKWIAWDFFARP
- a CDS encoding type I 3-dehydroquinate dehydratase; the encoded protein is MGLFRAALTEVDGVDVELAAVEINRHVVFEAHKRGRFVILSAHDFKRTPSNVALAGFVRKAKKLGGDVLKVAAKPLGRKDVDRLMDFCSRSSFRRRAFIAMGPLGLASRLEGFRQGSLLTYGYIRRPLAPGQWPIKRLAATLKKPATSGLVPL
- a CDS encoding cation transporter; this translates as MANLFVAWRLHGFSRQDMNIRGAFLHVTSDALASLGVVLGALVIYGTGWFWVDPLVGLGIAGIILLNAGRLLREGFNLLLEGVPRHLRLSEVEASIRGVPVWCAWRTFTCGDSVPT